In one window of Vibrio sp. JC009 DNA:
- a CDS encoding GspE/PulE family protein has translation MAIKLKKRLGDLLVEEGIITDDQVQKALTAQRQTGAKLGSTLIQLGFLSEQQMLEFLSQQLSLPLIDLSRANVDIDAVQLLGEVHARRLRALVIDQDGDILKVAMSDPADLSAQESLLDRLSQYQLDFVIAPESQLVDGFDRYYRRTKEIASFAEQLQAEHQSSETVDFGVLDEEGDDVTVVKLINSLFEDAVQIGASDIHIEPDSNVLRLRQRVDGILHETLLNEVNIASALVLRLKLMANLDISEKRLPQDGRFNIRIKGQSIDIRMSTMPVQHGESVVMRLLNQSSGILKLEETGVPQDLLLRLRRQLKRPHGMILVTGPTGSGKTTTLYGALSELNEASKKIITAEDPVEYRLPRVNQVQVNPKIDLDFSTVLRTFLRQDPDIILVGEMRDHETVEIGLRAALTGHLVLSTLHTNDAVDSALRMMDMGAPGYLVASAVRAVLAQRLVRKVCPDCAVQDHLDGAKKNWVESRFPNQVNSGFVKGKGCQNCNLTGYKGRIGVFELLELDEKMMDALRANKAVDFAVSARQAEGYKPLLVAAMELALKGVISLDEVMTMGEGDSSGNSEPIYI, from the coding sequence GTGGCGATTAAACTGAAGAAAAGGCTGGGTGACCTGCTGGTTGAAGAGGGCATTATTACCGACGACCAGGTGCAAAAAGCACTGACAGCGCAAAGGCAGACAGGTGCCAAGCTTGGCTCAACGCTGATTCAGTTGGGATTCCTGTCTGAACAGCAGATGCTGGAGTTTCTTTCCCAGCAGCTCTCTCTGCCTTTAATCGACCTTAGCCGGGCCAATGTGGACATTGATGCGGTGCAGCTGCTGGGTGAAGTTCACGCCCGCCGGCTCCGTGCTCTGGTGATTGATCAGGATGGCGATATTCTGAAAGTGGCCATGAGTGATCCGGCCGACCTTAGCGCGCAGGAATCCCTGCTGGACCGGTTATCCCAGTATCAGCTTGATTTTGTTATCGCGCCGGAGTCTCAGCTTGTTGACGGCTTTGACCGCTATTACCGCCGGACCAAAGAAATTGCCTCCTTTGCCGAGCAGCTTCAGGCTGAGCATCAGTCTTCCGAGACCGTCGATTTCGGTGTTCTGGATGAAGAGGGCGATGATGTTACCGTTGTTAAGCTGATTAACTCGTTGTTTGAGGATGCGGTGCAGATAGGGGCTTCTGATATCCATATCGAGCCTGATTCTAATGTGCTGCGCCTGAGGCAGCGTGTGGACGGTATTTTACATGAAACTCTGCTGAATGAGGTGAATATCGCCTCTGCACTGGTGCTGCGCCTAAAGCTGATGGCGAACCTGGATATCTCGGAAAAACGTCTGCCTCAGGATGGACGGTTTAATATCCGGATTAAGGGGCAGTCCATTGATATCCGTATGTCTACCATGCCGGTGCAGCATGGTGAATCCGTGGTGATGCGTCTGCTTAATCAGTCTTCGGGGATCCTGAAACTGGAAGAGACCGGGGTTCCTCAGGATCTTTTGCTCAGGCTGAGAAGACAGCTTAAACGCCCGCACGGAATGATACTGGTTACCGGGCCAACCGGTTCAGGTAAAACCACGACACTTTACGGTGCGCTTTCGGAATTAAATGAAGCGTCCAAGAAAATCATCACAGCGGAAGATCCGGTGGAATACCGTTTGCCACGGGTTAATCAGGTGCAGGTGAACCCGAAAATCGATCTGGATTTCTCTACGGTGCTGAGAACCTTTCTGCGTCAGGATCCGGATATTATTCTGGTGGGTGAGATGCGGGACCATGAAACCGTTGAAATCGGTCTTCGGGCCGCGCTGACCGGCCACCTTGTTTTAAGTACTCTGCACACCAATGATGCCGTGGATAGTGCGCTGCGTATGATGGATATGGGCGCGCCGGGATATCTGGTTGCCAGTGCGGTAAGGGCGGTACTGGCTCAGCGGCTGGTCAGAAAGGTCTGTCCTGACTGTGCGGTTCAGGATCATCTGGATGGCGCAAAGAAAAACTGGGTTGAAAGCCGTTTTCCTAATCAGGTTAATTCCGGCTTTGTAAAAGGGAAGGGGTGTCAGAACTGCAACCTGACCGGCTATAAAGGCCGGATTGGTGTCTTTGAACTGCTGGAACTGGACGAAAAGATGATGGACGCGCTAAGGGCAAATAAAGCGGTGGACTTTGCCGTGAGTGCCCGTCAGGCAGAAGGTTACAAACCACTTCTGGTTGCGGCCATGGAGCTTGCTCTTAAGGGCGTGATCAGCCTGGATGAAGTGATGACTATGGGCGAGGGTGACTCTTCGGGCAACAGTGAGCCAATCTATATTTAA
- a CDS encoding type II secretion system protein, with protein sequence MAAKSVKGFTLIESVIAIIIMAFAMLSLTSFLFPQVADSARPHYEVRASALAQSLMAEVLAKNFDELSDPDGGEFRCGEDPADCTAEADFGPDGESGPVAYNDVDDYIGTWQTDCASGDSSCNNLSDIFGNDISDEYANFTAEVAVVYEDNSDITLSVSTYVAKRITITITAGKYGDFSFSAYRGNY encoded by the coding sequence ATGGCTGCTAAGTCGGTAAAAGGCTTTACCCTGATAGAAAGTGTTATTGCCATTATTATCATGGCCTTTGCCATGCTTTCCCTGACCAGTTTTCTTTTTCCTCAGGTTGCCGATTCTGCCCGTCCTCATTATGAGGTGCGGGCATCTGCGCTTGCTCAGAGTCTGATGGCCGAAGTTCTGGCGAAAAACTTTGATGAACTCAGTGACCCGGATGGCGGTGAATTCCGCTGTGGTGAAGACCCGGCAGACTGCACCGCTGAAGCTGATTTCGGCCCGGATGGCGAGTCAGGCCCGGTGGCTTACAATGATGTGGATGACTATATTGGCACATGGCAGACAGACTGTGCCTCAGGAGATAGCAGCTGTAATAACCTGAGTGATATTTTCGGCAATGATATTTCAGATGAGTATGCCAACTTTACCGCTGAGGTGGCCGTTGTTTATGAGGACAACTCCGATATTACGCTAAGCGTCAGCACCTATGTGGCGAAACGTATCACAATTACCATTACCGCCGGAAAGTATGGCGACTTTAGCTTTTCCGCCTACAGGGGGAACTACTGA
- a CDS encoding prepilin-type N-terminal cleavage/methylation domain-containing protein, with protein MKRQSGFTLIELVVVIVILGILAVTAAPRFLNLQSEARASTLQGMVGAMQGAASVVYAKSAMEGEESDALTVGSDVDGIDTAFGYPAASATGIVDAVTGLEDSTQWLYASDTVTSGNPAALLVTLAEQVDSASETNIENSGCYITYTTAADASTPATAVITDDSGC; from the coding sequence ATGAAAAGACAAAGCGGCTTTACACTAATTGAGCTGGTGGTAGTGATTGTTATCCTTGGTATTTTGGCGGTTACGGCTGCGCCTAGGTTCTTAAATCTTCAGTCTGAAGCTCGGGCGTCAACCCTGCAGGGGATGGTAGGTGCGATGCAGGGAGCGGCGAGTGTGGTGTATGCTAAATCTGCAATGGAAGGTGAAGAGTCTGATGCACTTACAGTAGGTAGTGATGTTGATGGTATTGATACCGCTTTTGGTTACCCTGCTGCTTCAGCGACTGGTATTGTTGATGCTGTTACCGGTTTAGAGGATAGTACTCAGTGGCTATATGCATCGGATACGGTTACCAGCGGGAATCCGGCTGCGTTGCTTGTGACCTTAGCTGAGCAGGTTGACTCTGCATCAGAGACTAATATTGAAAACTCTGGATGCTACATAACATATACAACCGCAGCTGATGCGAGTACGCCAGCTACTGCTGTCATTACAGATGATAGCGGTTGTTAA
- a CDS encoding prepilin-type N-terminal cleavage/methylation domain-containing protein: MRAANGVVMRKNIDQSPGFTLIEMVVVIVIIGLLAVTALPKFLDVADEAQKSSIKAVSGSFATAVLSVRAQWEAEARPVNSAGGNSVNYDGTDFLLTSSDNTGFRDGYPIALDESGASASVATDITCKDLMEELLQSSLSVNVEGSTSGDDNYSAEAIGSSECRYTQLESSDEYYFSYDITAGRVSVSLE; this comes from the coding sequence ATGAGAGCGGCTAATGGTGTGGTTATGAGAAAAAATATCGATCAATCACCGGGGTTTACTCTGATAGAGATGGTTGTTGTTATCGTCATCATCGGATTGCTGGCGGTAACGGCACTGCCTAAGTTTCTGGATGTGGCCGACGAGGCGCAAAAATCCAGTATTAAGGCGGTATCCGGCAGCTTTGCCACCGCAGTGCTTTCGGTCAGAGCGCAGTGGGAAGCCGAAGCCCGGCCAGTTAACAGTGCCGGAGGAAATTCGGTTAACTATGATGGCACAGATTTTCTGCTGACCAGCTCAGATAATACGGGCTTCAGAGATGGCTATCCTATCGCGTTAGATGAGAGCGGAGCGTCTGCATCCGTTGCAACCGATATAACCTGCAAAGATTTAATGGAAGAGCTTTTGCAAAGCTCCTTATCTGTAAATGTGGAGGGAAGCACCTCCGGGGACGATAACTACTCAGCGGAGGCCATCGGAAGCTCTGAGTGCCGGTACACCCAGTTGGAAAGCTCAGATGAATATTATTTCAGTTACGATATTACCGCTGGCAGGGTAAGCGTCTCATTGGAATAA
- a CDS encoding tetratricopeptide repeat protein → MSVINNALTKVAEKEEGKASPLKQAEIPKVKSSGKLAWAVGGFALSIAVGGWAVSTQFDDGTESSVSAASAVSEQPEAVKSEEVTVIAGKAEDTSGTEKVSGAVSPTSQQVSSEDIKVYEAASLTTTEPKSQSVVPEKKKQITAKAQAVKTSPVKAKQKASKVAKVSKAQEAEEKPLALAQVATHKPDVEPVAANMTVEHVELSPEQVARTAIERAKRALDANDLDTAIREYETALKYRPRDDNTRRKLAALYYGKSNLRKSVDVLRKGIRLEEGNQKLRIALSKILLKEGQSEAALTPLSYLPDNPGVEYLSLRAGLAQQIKNNPLALESYRLLVEKEGDNARWWLGLGIQQERSQQHQDAILSYEKALGRVGVSKKTQTFIRERLSLLKSLKETSSGD, encoded by the coding sequence ATGAGTGTAATAAATAACGCGTTAACCAAAGTTGCAGAAAAGGAAGAGGGAAAAGCCTCTCCGCTAAAACAGGCGGAAATACCTAAGGTGAAAAGTTCAGGGAAGCTGGCTTGGGCAGTAGGCGGTTTTGCACTGAGCATTGCGGTTGGTGGCTGGGCGGTTTCCACTCAGTTTGATGATGGGACAGAGAGCTCAGTCAGCGCGGCATCAGCGGTATCAGAGCAGCCTGAAGCGGTTAAGAGTGAAGAAGTGACCGTTATCGCGGGTAAGGCTGAAGATACCTCCGGCACAGAAAAAGTAAGCGGAGCCGTTTCTCCTACGAGCCAACAGGTTTCATCAGAAGATATTAAGGTATATGAAGCTGCCAGCTTAACCACAACAGAACCCAAGAGTCAGTCTGTTGTGCCGGAAAAGAAAAAGCAGATAACAGCAAAAGCTCAGGCTGTTAAAACCAGCCCTGTAAAAGCCAAGCAGAAGGCTTCGAAAGTCGCTAAGGTGAGCAAAGCGCAAGAAGCTGAGGAGAAACCTCTGGCGTTGGCACAGGTTGCCACCCACAAGCCGGATGTGGAACCGGTTGCGGCAAATATGACAGTTGAGCATGTTGAGCTAAGCCCTGAACAGGTCGCCAGAACCGCGATTGAAAGAGCCAAACGGGCACTGGATGCCAATGATCTGGATACCGCCATTCGCGAATATGAAACCGCACTTAAATACCGTCCCCGTGACGATAATACCCGCCGCAAACTGGCCGCGCTTTACTACGGGAAAAGCAATCTGCGTAAATCCGTCGATGTTCTGCGTAAAGGTATCCGGCTTGAAGAGGGCAATCAGAAGCTGCGGATAGCCTTGAGCAAAATTTTACTGAAAGAAGGTCAGTCAGAAGCTGCGCTAACGCCTCTGTCTTATCTTCCGGATAATCCGGGGGTTGAATACCTTTCTCTGAGAGCGGGGCTGGCACAACAGATAAAAAATAACCCTCTGGCTCTTGAGTCCTACCGGCTTCTGGTTGAGAAAGAGGGTGACAATGCCCGCTGGTGGCTTGGACTGGGCATTCAGCAGGAAAGAAGTCAGCAGCATCAGGATGCCATTCTCTCCTACGAAAAAGCGCTGGGCCGGGTGGGCGTTTCTAAAAAAACACAGACTTTTATTCGGGAGCGTTTGTCCCTTCTGAAGAGCCTGAAGGAGACAAGCAGTGGCGATTAA
- a CDS encoding type II secretion system F family protein yields MASFKYQGRNSDGSKITGNVEAPTEELAAEALIGKGIIPVSITPGRGAESDSAFDLTKFLTPTIPLEVLVIFCRQMYSLTKAGVPLLRAIKGLTDNSHNKLLKKALEDVGSELSNGRSLSASMRRHSNVFSPLFVSMINVGENTGRLDDVLFQLAQYYENELETRKRIKSAMRYPTFVILFVVGALFILNVKVIPQFASMFSRFGVDLPLPTRILIATSNFFVDYWVWMIVAMVLAFIGFRTWVSGLAGREAWDKFRLRVPIVGDIVNRAQLARFSRTFALMLRSGVPLNQSIALSAESMDNKFLELRLMEMKNAIEAGGSVSGTAVNTGIFTPLVIQMIAVGEETGRIDELLLEAADFYDREVDYDLKTLTARIEPILLVIVAGIVLVLALGIFLPMWGMLDAIQG; encoded by the coding sequence ATGGCGAGTTTTAAGTATCAGGGAAGAAATTCTGACGGTAGCAAAATTACCGGCAATGTTGAGGCGCCGACGGAAGAGCTGGCTGCCGAGGCTCTGATCGGTAAAGGTATCATTCCTGTTTCCATTACACCCGGCAGAGGTGCTGAGTCAGATTCGGCCTTTGATTTAACCAAATTTCTTACGCCTACCATTCCGCTGGAGGTGCTGGTTATCTTCTGCCGCCAGATGTACAGCCTGACCAAAGCCGGGGTTCCCCTGCTTCGGGCAATAAAGGGGCTGACAGACAACAGTCACAATAAGCTGCTGAAAAAAGCGCTGGAAGATGTGGGCAGTGAACTGTCAAACGGCCGGAGTCTGTCTGCGTCCATGAGACGGCACTCCAACGTATTCAGCCCGCTTTTTGTTTCCATGATCAATGTGGGGGAGAACACTGGTCGTCTGGATGATGTTCTGTTTCAACTGGCTCAGTATTACGAAAATGAACTGGAAACCCGCAAGCGTATTAAGTCGGCGATGCGCTATCCGACCTTTGTGATTCTTTTCGTGGTTGGTGCCCTGTTTATTTTGAATGTAAAAGTGATCCCTCAGTTTGCCTCTATGTTCAGCCGCTTTGGTGTGGATCTTCCGCTGCCCACCAGAATACTTATTGCCACCTCGAACTTCTTTGTGGACTACTGGGTCTGGATGATTGTGGCTATGGTGCTTGCTTTTATCGGGTTCCGTACCTGGGTTTCAGGCCTTGCAGGCAGGGAGGCGTGGGATAAATTCAGGCTCAGGGTGCCGATTGTGGGTGATATTGTTAACCGGGCCCAGTTAGCCCGTTTCTCCCGGACTTTTGCGCTGATGCTGAGATCCGGGGTTCCGCTTAACCAGTCGATAGCGCTTTCTGCCGAGTCCATGGATAACAAGTTTTTAGAGCTTCGTCTGATGGAGATGAAAAATGCCATTGAGGCCGGGGGCAGTGTTTCCGGTACGGCGGTGAATACCGGGATCTTTACTCCCCTGGTGATTCAGATGATAGCCGTTGGCGAAGAAACGGGCCGGATTGATGAACTACTGCTGGAAGCGGCCGACTTTTATGATCGGGAAGTGGATTATGACCTTAAAACGCTGACGGCCAGGATTGAGCCCATTTTGCTTGTTATCGTTGCGGGAATCGTTCTGGTTCTGGCTCTGGGTATTTTCCTGCCGATGTGGGGCATGCTGGATGCAATTCAGGGGTAG
- a CDS encoding DUF6701 domain-containing protein: MIKKLVILLSLIYSSFSFSAASPEGVLGCQNLNMNSAFTISFSVDGPSDDQYLYLYRRTGLFSTESEFIWAGFDDYWRRFYFTNYYIDYLFNDTSLTDESYNIKITHTSDGVLTYYIQTSSDSTWLEKEVKTSTESSSGFSLYYNNISNVQCEDSVQSPTGDEPGSSQGFAFSESMCPATAVQSWENSGTSTLNIKNGAKIYDAADGYKIGFEDISGKDIQRNRCRLTGSGTKYTCQPRGEYILGFDVDSISVPDSADFDYGTYKEISGTETFSAGVHKVDGEFKVTGTLNINGDVTLYVTKFTLDGGNVRYQTEGSHLIVINTGSDTSELKDGTAYGHFISRELTKVLDGMKLYGTVTAKDLEVDDANVYFQEPDCTTSPVTGDNYSVAITPSQQYLLQCETSPQVTIDVTDEDGSSAPSGVKVNVSFSPSGIGTAGEYSTDSNGQVVLDLSLSAALDDYSITATLVDDTDESDSATVSVVPYKFDIPEADGIAGKEEIFSMRVLACKDDTATLVEEYSGSKTLSVTTSIEVPASGATDGNFQVKSDTNSTWSSSQITLEFTNGEVDSDASSPDEIAYLRYYESGTVNLTISDSNFDCPEGYSSCVTSNGQSIFWDGLTGSVDVDFRPWTFAICDSENSDMDGNITDASSLGYKAAGEQFDLHIYPIIWQQSAAESDPENDDIDVSGYCDTDNVTHNFYISPSATVTLDHEVAQPSSGENGTLSGTKSFAHSAKSSEGDYYLSELEWSEVGVLRVKVDAGTYLGMDINQGYREIGRFYPNHLALVTSGGADTWTYKDGHAGFAYMGQSIEHNFFVQAMTRDDSPVANYLYFDSDLVADLEYYAMSGTTSLTDRLLDGTDSVVDETSTSWTAGSDWTLIDDSPDYAQLQVNYSEFTFVKNAVASSPYETEADGPYNSGFGVQIITDSGGNTPDGISFNSDRTGSAALSALFSEQPDFRYGRMALTDVGGNSDAQISVPLKVEYWDGNEFVTNTDDSGSAFNSGYYCRQIIWSDSASSDAGFTVTTEDPAQDEMKAYSGEFDNLVATHSGDDREQIRLWLRQQSTEPTSGFDCYNLSGTVDQPWLRYNWRDLGDEDPSVVVVFGTYRGNDRVIFRGESRLTGQ, encoded by the coding sequence ATGATAAAGAAATTAGTCATACTGCTTAGCCTTATCTATTCTTCTTTCAGTTTTTCCGCGGCAAGTCCGGAAGGCGTGCTCGGGTGTCAGAACCTGAATATGAACAGCGCATTTACTATTAGTTTTTCGGTTGATGGGCCGTCTGATGATCAGTATCTCTATCTGTACCGCAGAACAGGGCTGTTCAGTACCGAGTCTGAGTTTATATGGGCTGGTTTTGATGACTACTGGCGGCGGTTTTATTTCACTAACTATTACATTGATTATCTGTTTAACGATACAAGCTTAACGGATGAGTCATACAATATAAAAATTACCCACACCTCAGATGGTGTGCTGACTTATTACATTCAGACATCTTCAGATTCAACCTGGTTAGAAAAGGAAGTGAAAACGAGTACAGAGAGCTCTTCGGGTTTTAGTCTTTATTACAACAATATAAGCAATGTACAGTGTGAAGATAGCGTGCAGTCACCGACAGGTGACGAGCCAGGAAGCTCTCAAGGATTTGCATTCTCTGAAAGTATGTGTCCCGCAACAGCAGTACAGAGCTGGGAAAACAGCGGAACCTCCACTCTGAATATTAAAAACGGTGCAAAAATTTATGATGCTGCAGACGGTTATAAAATTGGCTTTGAAGATATATCAGGCAAGGATATCCAAAGGAACCGGTGCCGACTGACAGGGAGTGGTACCAAGTACACATGTCAGCCAAGAGGTGAATATATATTAGGCTTTGATGTAGACAGTATCAGTGTGCCTGACAGTGCGGATTTTGATTATGGCACTTATAAAGAAATAAGTGGTACAGAAACCTTTTCAGCAGGTGTGCACAAGGTTGATGGTGAATTTAAGGTTACCGGTACTTTAAATATTAATGGTGACGTCACACTCTATGTTACTAAGTTTACTCTTGACGGCGGTAATGTCAGATATCAGACAGAAGGCTCTCATCTGATCGTTATTAATACCGGTTCAGATACCAGCGAGTTAAAAGACGGTACAGCCTATGGCCATTTTATCTCCAGAGAGCTGACAAAGGTGCTGGATGGAATGAAATTATACGGCACAGTTACAGCAAAGGATTTAGAGGTGGATGATGCTAATGTCTATTTCCAGGAGCCGGACTGTACAACATCACCTGTCACCGGGGATAACTACTCGGTTGCCATCACTCCATCGCAGCAGTACCTGCTCCAGTGCGAAACCTCGCCACAGGTCACCATAGATGTCACCGATGAAGACGGAAGCAGTGCGCCTTCAGGAGTTAAGGTAAACGTCAGTTTTTCCCCATCCGGAATAGGAACTGCCGGAGAATACAGTACCGACAGCAACGGGCAGGTAGTTCTGGATCTGAGCCTTTCTGCTGCTTTAGATGATTACAGTATAACGGCCACTCTGGTGGATGATACCGATGAGTCAGACAGCGCCACAGTGAGCGTTGTTCCCTATAAGTTTGATATCCCGGAAGCAGACGGAATTGCAGGTAAAGAAGAGATATTTTCAATGCGTGTGCTTGCCTGCAAAGATGATACTGCGACCCTGGTTGAAGAGTATTCCGGAAGCAAAACGTTAAGTGTTACCACCTCCATTGAAGTGCCTGCAAGCGGTGCAACCGACGGTAATTTCCAGGTAAAAAGTGACACTAATTCCACCTGGTCTTCCAGTCAGATAACTCTTGAGTTTACCAATGGCGAAGTGGATTCAGATGCAAGCAGTCCGGATGAGATTGCCTATCTGAGATACTACGAGTCGGGAACCGTTAATCTGACTATCAGCGACAGTAACTTCGACTGCCCGGAAGGCTACAGCTCCTGTGTGACTTCTAACGGACAATCTATTTTCTGGGACGGGCTAACCGGCTCTGTGGATGTGGATTTCCGCCCATGGACTTTTGCAATCTGTGACTCTGAAAACAGTGATATGGACGGCAATATTACCGATGCCTCCAGCCTGGGCTACAAAGCCGCCGGTGAGCAGTTTGATCTGCATATCTACCCGATAATCTGGCAGCAGAGTGCAGCCGAGTCTGATCCTGAAAATGACGATATTGATGTATCCGGCTACTGCGATACCGATAATGTGACGCATAACTTTTATATCTCGCCATCTGCAACGGTCACTCTGGACCATGAAGTTGCGCAGCCTTCTTCGGGTGAAAACGGCACCCTTAGTGGAACTAAGAGCTTTGCCCACAGCGCTAAATCTTCTGAAGGGGACTATTACCTGTCTGAACTTGAGTGGAGCGAAGTTGGTGTGTTGCGGGTTAAGGTTGATGCAGGTACTTATCTTGGAATGGATATTAATCAGGGTTATAGGGAGATAGGGCGCTTCTACCCAAACCATCTGGCGCTGGTGACTTCTGGTGGAGCAGATACCTGGACATATAAAGACGGGCATGCGGGTTTTGCATATATGGGTCAGTCCATCGAGCATAATTTCTTTGTCCAGGCGATGACGCGGGATGACAGTCCGGTCGCGAACTATCTCTATTTTGACTCTGATCTTGTGGCCGATCTTGAATACTACGCCATGTCAGGAACGACTTCTTTAACCGATCGTCTGCTGGACGGAACGGATTCCGTTGTGGATGAGACCAGCACCTCCTGGACTGCCGGAAGTGACTGGACTCTGATTGATGACTCCCCGGATTATGCTCAGTTGCAGGTCAATTATTCCGAATTTACCTTTGTAAAAAATGCAGTGGCAAGCTCTCCTTATGAGACTGAAGCGGACGGACCGTATAACTCCGGCTTTGGTGTCCAAATCATTACAGATAGCGGTGGAAATACCCCGGACGGCATTTCATTTAATAGCGACAGAACGGGCAGTGCAGCCCTGTCTGCACTGTTTTCCGAGCAACCGGATTTCAGATATGGCCGTATGGCACTGACCGATGTCGGTGGCAATAGTGATGCTCAGATTTCAGTACCGCTCAAAGTTGAGTACTGGGATGGAAACGAGTTTGTGACCAACACAGATGACAGTGGCAGTGCGTTTAATAGCGGCTATTACTGCCGTCAGATTATCTGGAGCGACTCTGCCAGTTCGGATGCCGGCTTTACTGTAACCACAGAAGATCCGGCTCAGGATGAAATGAAAGCTTACAGCGGTGAGTTTGATAATCTGGTTGCTACTCACAGTGGCGATGATCGTGAACAGATCCGCCTTTGGCTTCGCCAGCAAAGTACTGAACCAACTAGCGGATTTGACTGCTATAATTTGAGTGGAACTGTTGATCAACCCTGGCTCAGATACAACTGGCGTGATTTAGGTGACGAAGACCCTTCAGTTGTTGTGGTTTTCGGTACTTACAGGGGAAATGACAGAGTGATTTTCCGGGGAGAAAGCCGTCTTACAGGGCAATGA
- a CDS encoding type II secretion system protein, which produces MKRSGFTLIEMVMTIVVSGIIVLGITGFLQLGITGYSDTIARQKVQNQARFAIEKMSREMRHAVPNSFELNGSCLRFYPIKYSGFYTQVEAQSVANNTIMFMTDNQAVASADFEPGDRLVINPSSFGDLTSDTASAPVEDCDISCSENNGIYTISDTFSSYSVGNRHYIYGEDYVTYCLTSGSVTRAEGATGSAVTVADSLDGSSSFSYESPTLQRGGLVHMDLLFVNDDGEESSYKHDVQVLNVP; this is translated from the coding sequence ATGAAGCGCAGTGGCTTTACCCTGATTGAAATGGTGATGACCATAGTGGTAAGCGGAATTATTGTTCTGGGTATCACAGGTTTTCTTCAGCTTGGCATTACGGGCTACTCGGATACTATTGCAAGGCAGAAGGTGCAGAATCAGGCCCGCTTTGCCATTGAAAAAATGTCCCGAGAAATGCGCCATGCCGTGCCTAACAGTTTTGAACTGAATGGCAGTTGCCTCCGGTTTTATCCCATCAAGTATTCCGGCTTTTACACTCAGGTGGAAGCCCAGTCCGTTGCTAACAATACCATTATGTTTATGACGGATAATCAGGCAGTGGCAAGTGCCGACTTTGAACCGGGTGACCGTTTGGTTATTAATCCCAGCAGCTTTGGTGATCTGACTTCAGATACTGCTTCCGCACCGGTTGAAGATTGTGATATCAGCTGTAGTGAAAATAACGGGATTTACACCATAAGCGATACCTTCAGCAGTTATTCGGTGGGTAACCGGCATTACATTTACGGAGAAGATTATGTTACCTACTGTCTGACATCAGGCAGTGTAACCAGAGCTGAAGGTGCGACCGGCAGTGCGGTAACCGTTGCAGACAGCCTGGATGGCAGTAGCTCCTTCAGCTATGAGTCTCCTACTTTGCAGCGGGGCGGGCTGGTTCATATGGACCTTCTTTTCGTTAATGATGACGGTGAAGAGAGCAGCTATAAACATGATGTGCAGGTGTTAAATGTCCCATAA
- a CDS encoding type II secretion system protein, with protein sequence MKIPSRYSPGFTLIELVVVIILLGIVSVYAASRYMGKSGFSAYAAQEQAISVIRQVQLGRMYSNVSDSALSDRYKLQVSSSCLGSVAGCADGESSSDNLVLDDDLTISTSSSSPVLFDLLGNPASGGTVTITISSDNDSVGVCINEQGYVYGC encoded by the coding sequence ATGAAAATCCCCTCCCGGTACAGCCCGGGATTTACCCTGATCGAGCTTGTCGTTGTTATTATCCTGCTTGGGATTGTTTCCGTTTATGCAGCCAGCCGCTATATGGGGAAATCCGGCTTTTCTGCCTATGCCGCTCAGGAGCAGGCTATCTCAGTGATCCGCCAGGTTCAGCTTGGCCGGATGTATTCTAATGTCTCAGACTCTGCCCTCTCTGACCGTTATAAACTTCAGGTCAGCAGTAGTTGTCTTGGTTCTGTTGCAGGATGCGCGGATGGTGAAAGCAGCAGTGATAACCTTGTTCTGGATGATGACCTGACCATCAGCACTTCCTCCTCATCACCGGTGCTTTTTGACCTTCTTGGAAATCCGGCCAGCGGTGGTACCGTGACTATTACTATTTCCAGTGATAATGACTCTGTTGGCGTCTGCATCAATGAGCAGGGGTATGTCTATGGCTGCTAA